The Lactuca sativa cultivar Salinas chromosome 2, Lsat_Salinas_v11, whole genome shotgun sequence genome includes a window with the following:
- the LOC111917395 gene encoding uncharacterized protein LOC111917395 — MPAEKVEAYRTFMNHVNALQVNVPFVETILQTPKYFNLLKGLFAARKDLAEVAEVLMSELPKKKGDPGNMVIPCQFGNEIFTRALADSRASINMKPLSFYKKMNLPEPKPVHMKIHLADKTIIHPKGVCEDLLIKVDKFIFPIDFVVVDMEEDPEIPIILGRSFLNTACALIDISESTLTLRVGDEPVKFKAIP, encoded by the coding sequence atgcctgcagaaaaagttGAAGCATACAGAACCTTCATGAATCATGTTAACGCTCTACAAGTTAATGTGCCATTCGTGGAAACAATACTTCAAACGCCTAAATACTTCAACTTGCTTAAgggcctttttgctgctaggaaggATTTGGCTGAAGTTGCAGAAGTCTTGATGAGTGAATTACCTAAAAAGAAGGGTGATCCCGGCAATATGGTGATTCCATGCCAATTTGGTAATGAGATCTTCACACGAGCATTGGCTGACTCGAGGGCAAGCATCAATATGAAGCCTTTGTCATTCTATAAGAAGATGAATCTACCAGAACCAAAACCGGTgcatatgaagatccatttggcggacaagACAATAATCCATCCAAAAGGCGTTTGCGAAGATCTCCTTATAAAAGTTGACAAATTCATATTCCCAATAGACTTCGTGGTtgttgatatggaagaagaccccgaaattccaatCATTTTGGGGAGATCCTTCTTGAACACCGCGTGTGCCTTAATTGATATAagtgagtctacattgacattgaGAGTGGGTGATGAGCCCGTGAAGTTTAAAGCTATTCCATAA